A region of the Vidua chalybeata isolate OUT-0048 chromosome 7, bVidCha1 merged haplotype, whole genome shotgun sequence genome:
CAGGACAATACTGATTCCTTCACACTTGTTTGTGCCTTGTCCCCCATCTCTTGTGCCCACACACGGGTTGTTAGTGTCTTCCTCCTTCTGCTAAGTGCAAAAATAGCAGTGCTACAATGGACTTGCCTCTATGGATTCATGTGAGATCCCCAGGAAAGCAACAGCAGTGTGTGCCAGGAGGGCATTTTCCAGTGTACACATCTGTCTGGCTGAGCTTTGGCACATGAAAGTTGCACTACCCCCTTTCTTGACTGAGAACTCTTCATCTGCTGCCCTGCTTACTCCATGCCTGGTCTTGAGCTGAAGGGGTTGTTTAAACCTGCTGCTCAAGAACCTTCTGCGCTTAAATTTCCAACACTGGTTTATTTTCAAGCctaatactttaaaataattctttttttttctccctccttggCCTGAGCCTATAGTacctgtcctgggctgggtgaTCTGAGAGGCAGATGTTGTGCCTTCCTGCGGATGAGGGCTGAGCACTTATGCCCTGAAGAGAGCCCTAATTTTCCTTCAGTCCTTGTTCAGCTGGTTTCTGGGGGAATGGCCTGCCCACACTTGGGTGAAAAGGTGCAAACTTTACCTGAAATTGGTGCTtgttctgctgcctcctgccttcACTGGTGAAACTGCTGTGCTCCAAGAAAGGCGTTTGATTGTGTCCTGAAAGAAACATGGAAGATCTCTGCCCCTCACAGCAGATGAAGCTCCTTGGCTTCCTCTGGTGAGACAGGATTACTTTCAGCAGAAACATCATGTCATGTTTGGAGCATGGGAATTCAGCTGTGAAAATCAGAGTGAGGATTTGGATAACTTCAGTCAAATGCTAGATGTGTTAATGGGAAGGGATTTTTCCCTGGGAATAGTGCTTTAGTAAGGGCCCTCTCTGACTCAGTGCTGTCAGCCTGGAGCCGAGAGCATTTTGCAACAGTATGTGGAAATGAATTTGGGATAAACAAACCAAATCTCCAGGtcagaagggaggaagagaaccTGCACGCTGACTTGGGTCCCCTTGCTTGGTGTCCATCTGTGTCACTCACCTACCTCACAAGGCTGTTGTGAGACTTAACTGGCAAAAGCCCTCAGGCCAGGCAGAAAGGCACTGGCAGCATCTGTAACATTAACACTATTAAAAGCAAGCAGCAAGACATGTTGCGTGTGGTGGCATCAGGTCCCTCTGGCTCCCCCACAAACACTCCCCAtcttcccaggctgctgtgggacaTGTGCCAGTCACTCACTGGCCAGTTATGACCCCCAGCTTTGAGGGAAGAGGCTGGATCTGAGCAGCCAGCCTCTGCAGGATGGCCAAACACAGAGTTTGAGATGCCAAccagcagcatcctgctccTTCACTTGCAGAAACATTTGTGCAGGTCTGGGGTTGCATTAAAGCAGTGCCTATTTGCACCAAAATCCATCCAGGTGCCATTGACTGTGCCCCTGTGTATTGCCATGCGCTCTTGGCCCCACAGGGCAGAGGCAAGAGAAGGGCTAAGCAGTGACCTACAATTTGGGTTTGGCTTGGAATCCACTCTCCCAGCCCAAGCAAGGTGATGCAACCCCCAAAACTGACCACATTAACATAGGACTGACTCTGGGGAAACTGATTTTCAGGATTCTGAGACTGGAAGGAGAGAGCTTTTGGGAAGATCTACTGTAACTGACCAAGGCCTCTCATCTGCCCTCATACAGCTCCAGGGCCCCACATCTCCTTTGGTGGGAAGGGCAATCATGCCCATCTAGGAACAATATCCAAGCAGATCTGTGGCTTGGCATCATAACTCAGCAGGACCAGTAGTGCCAGCCTGGAGCCCAAGGGACAATGAGTTGTCTCTTAGGAGctgctttttttcagaaacactCTGGAATTGCAGTACTGGCCTTTCCAGGCCCTAGTCAGGAGGGCTGTGGACCAGCAGCTAGAGGGGCAACTAACAGGAAAATGAACCAGAGAGACAAGAGTTGTGTTGTGCACTTCACAGAGGATATTCATAAACCAGTGAGACCACCGGCCTTTAAAAAGACCAGATGCTTTTAGCAGTGTAGAACCCCAATGTCCTGCCCAAAGGAAATTCCCTTCTGGAACACCTCCAGGCTGACCCATAAGGAAGGGGATTCACACCAGGAGCCTTGGTAGTTTACAGCAATCCCAACATGAGGCACACACtggtgagcagggctggtgcaGTAGCACCCAAgtctggggagcagcaagagCCGGATTCCCTCCCTTGCTGTGAGGCTGGCAGCTCTGACTCTCCAAAACCAAGGCATAGGAGAGGTATAGGTCTACAGGTGGGCAGCTTCATGGCATCCCCAGGATGGTCAAATCTTTGTCCCAGTCCTCTCAGTGTCACAAGGGAAAGCTGGCCCCTGTCACAGTAGGCTGGAGCTTATGTTTGAAGTGGCTCCTTCAGGGTCCGTCTTGTAAAGCATGAAGTGGCCTTGCACCTGGGCAGCGCTGATCTGTTTGGAGACTGCCAGTGCCTGCTCCGCGAAGCGCTGGGCTGCAGCCGGGGGCTGCTCGGGGTAGAAGCGCTGGAACATGCAGGCGAGCTGCCAGCGGGAGCAATGGCCCACGTACTGCTTCAGATCCACACGGCCAGGACGCACCAGAGCTGGGTCCAGCCTGTcaggagacaaagggaaaaCCTGATCAAAGCATCTGTTCAGGGTGTGTCCTGCAGGAAGCCCCTATCCACGCTAGCACAGCCCCTGTCCTTTCTGCAAAGTGCCATGCACTGTGAGATGGTAAGAGGGCAAACAGGTTCATCCCTCGGGAGATTGAGAGGAGAAATCAACccaaaaagaaaggagagagctggggaaggactgACTCCAAAGGAGGACAAGAATGtcctggaaaacagctctgcCCGTCTCTGTCCCATAAGCAACCTCTGAACAAACCCTTAGGCCAGCTCGGTCTGGAGTGAATCAAgcctgccacagcacagcagctgtccAGGCACCTTGAGCCCAGGCTGCATCCCACCAACCCAGTGGGCTGCACATGGGGCTAGCGCTTCACTCACAGCATGGACACAACCCCAAAACTTGCAACTCCCCACAGGCAGGAAGGTGGTACCACTCCTGAAGGACACAACCATGTTCTGAACAGCAAGTAGGCATCTGAGGCTCCAGCAAAAGTGATCCTGATCAGCAGTCAAAGGATTTGCATCCCAAGGGAGGATGTAGGAAATCTGAACCCCCAGTCTTCATGCTGGAGGATTGAATAAATAAAGCCCAGCAAAAGGGAGCAAGGTTTTCCTGTGCTACCCACCCcgctccctcccagcagcagctctgacctGTCCACATAGTTGGTGGTCATGAAGACAATCCTGGCTTCTGTGGAGGCCACACCATCCAGCGCATTGAGGAGACCACTGAAGGTCAGGCGCCCCATGCCTTGGTACACAGCCGGGTCTGGGAACAGAGGTGTCTGAGATTGTAGCTGTTGGCCACTAACCCTGCACAGGCTTGTGGGCCACCTTCCTATCACCTGAGGCTTATGCCAAGCTCCCCACTCACTCCTTGCTTGGAGGCTGACCCTCTGCCTAGCTGGCAGCACATTCACCTCCCCTGCCCACACACAACCATGGGAATACAGAGAATGAGAAGGAAAGCCACCTTCTCTGTCATCCTGAAAGTAGCTGGGCAAGAGAAGGACCTTTGCCTGAGGATAAAGGATCCAAATTCCCTTTTACAGCCTAGCCAAAACTGGATAAGTTCCAGTTTAAGCCCTGAGGCCTGAGAGATCCCCCCACTCCTGGTCTCTGCTGGTGCAGTTGAGCAGCCCAGAGTCCAAACATTTTCCAGGTACAGCCACAGaacctccctcctgctgctggcccaggaaCAGGGGCAGTGCTCACTCTCAGCAGCAAGGTCCCGGCTGACGAAGGCAGCATCCACATCCTCCAGCAGGATGATGCTCTGCTGCGGTGCTACACTCAGGAGGTGATTGAGCCGGTCATCAGAGAGGCTGTGGTCACTGAGGCTCAGCAGGCAGATACTGTACTCCAGttccccagccagggctgtgctggaaagGACACAAACCACAAGGATGAATCACAGTGGGAAAGCCCACAGTCaaggaaaaatcacatttctccCTTTAGCAGTAAGGGAGAGGGCAGAGGGCTCCTTTCCCAGCAAGGATCAGATCTGAGGGGCAAGTGGAAGCCCCTGTTCAGTCCAGCCATACCATGCAGCACTGTACAAAGCAAGGGCACAAAGGGCTTGTCACCCTGACCTGTCACGGTGCCAGCAGTGCAAATGTTTACAATAGGCACCACACATAAGGCACAGTCCACTCCTGTATTCCAAACCCAAACTCATCCACACCCTCTCATCCAAGACTGCTGTcgcccagagcagggagctgacaGTACTCACATgaagctgcttttcccacatcCAGGAGGACCATAAAGCAGGTAGCCTCTTCGGTAGGGGATGCCTAAGAAGAGAGTGTTATTTTAGGATAACCACCTGGATtgctctgtgctccctccctcctgtggtgctgtgctgagcacacaAAGAGGATACACCTAGGGAAGGtaagcagcagggaaaaatctCTCCACAGCCAATTCCAGAGAGGACCATGAGCATCCTTCCCCACCCCACCCCGTACAGAGCCCACCACACCAGAGCCTTGCCTCTTTCACTGTACCACTTGGGGTTGTTGATGAACTCCTTCACGTCCTGAACCAGCCTCTCTGAAACACCTTCCTCCAGCACCACGGAGCTGAGGGGCCGCCGGCGGCGGGGGAAGCCGAACTGACGCCACTCTGCTCCCACAGCCGTGTACATGATCgtcctcccctcctgctgctgcagcgcCAGCTCCCGGgctgcagagagaggcagaggggacagctgcCAGGGAAGAGGATCTCCCGTGAAGCCCTGGGCATCTCCGGGGAGAaggctgttcccagcaggaCCCCACACAGTTGCCCTACAGACCTTCCTGAAGGATATTGAAGAAGATCTCCCGGTCAGTGCCCAGTGCAGTGAAGGTGACAGACTCCCAGGGGGTCCCTGTGTTCAGGTCAAGCATCTGCGTCTCCCGGCTGCGCTCGATGCGAATCCACTTCCTGCGGTACCTGGGGCAGGAAGACAGGTGGGTGTGCAGTGATCCAGCACCACTCAGCTGTGCCTCACCTGGTTCATGCATCAAGAACACTCATCTTATGTAAGGAAATCATTTCACACTGCTCAGTACAGACTGCTCTTGCTACTCGTCATCTTCTGCCCTATCCCAGACCCAGAAAGGAAGCAGGGCCCTCTCCACTGCCTCTAGAGGCCCCCCAGTTTGCAAAAGTGAGGCTCAATCCCCAAACTGCTTTCCCCTACCCTCCCTTACCAGATGAAATGATTCCCGAGGCTGGGGACAAAGTCGAACTTGGTGCTGACACGCCCACTTTCATGCTGCAGGTATGATGTCTCAACACTGAGGTGCTGCGTATGCTTGGCATGGTGGGAGACCCAGTTCAGCAGCCATTGGTAGCTCTTATCCTTGCTGGGCACCTCCAAGGTGATCATATAGTGGCGCCTGAAAGCCACCAGCCCAAACTGGGCCCCCTTACGGGCTGCTGCCAGGACTGTGCCCACCCCGACGAGGCCAAACCCAGCCCCGAAATATGGGTTGTCCTTCAGTGCTAAGACAAAGTCAGAAAGGGGCATTGTGAGAGGTTAGGCAGCTCCTTTCCACAGCATTGTTTCTGCACTCCGGCAACAAACCTGTGAGGAAAGACTGAATGGTAGCAAGGAGCAAAACAGATCACCCACAGTTCCCTGCCCTTTATCATGGCCAGGCCTCAAGGTGAAGGGCTGCCTGGCACGTTTGGATTTCCCACATCTGTGCTTATTACCAAGTgttcctgctggctgcaggaaccttcttcctctctgcaggtCACTGGGTGAGCCAAGCAGGAGGGGGCCAGGAGGCTCTTGAAGAAGCACAGGAGCATCTGGAGCTTCTTCAGTAAAAACAAGAAGGCCAGAGTTTTACAGGGTTTTATTATCTGAACAGCTAGAAATCATGAGCACTGCAATTATTTAAGATTTATCGTTTGAAAAAGCTGAAGCAAACCCCAGGCTGAGCCAAGAGCCGGGTCTTTGCTGCTGAGAACGGGCACGGTGGTAGAAGGCACACCTCCACGTCTAGATTATAGCCGCATGCTCCGGGGACCTGAAGCTTCTCCACCTCCCTCCGCAGGTCTGCCATGTACTGGGATCGAGGGGGAGCCTTCCCCGCCAGACGCACAGACACGCTCCGCTCTCTCAGGTACACAATCCCACCTTCACTAGAATAAGGCGTGACCTTCCTCCTTACCAGGGCACAGCGACCCGTGGGCAGGGTCCCGCAGCCTCCCCCTGCAGGAGCCCCACCCTCCCCTGCAAAAGACCCGTATCCACACAGGCCTTCCCCGCAACAGAGGCCCAGCCCCGGCCACTCCGCGGAGGATCCCGCGCCGCTCTCGCCCCGCTCCagccggtgccgccgccgctcACCTGCACCGCGCCGCTTCCGCTCCCGCCCGCGCCGCTTCCGGCCGCACCATAgagcggggccggccgggccgggcagagCGGCTGCGCGACAGGCACAAAGGGCGGCGCTCTCGCCGCCCGTCACCACCACCGAGATGTGCCGGGGCAGGGGGACCCGGGGCGGCGGGGACAGCCCGGGCTGAGGGGACTTCGGTGATAGCCCTGGGTAAGGGCCGAGAGGCTGGGGGCACTCGGGGACAGCTCGAGGTGAGgagtgaggggctgggagggccGGGAACAGCCtggggtgaggggctgggggacagcccGGGGTGAAAggcgaggggctgggggcagcctgTCCCCGCGGGACTCGTGGGGGCACCTGCTGACTGGGGGCTGGGCGTGGCTCTGAGGGTCATCTGGGTCTCTGAGGCCCAGCTGGACCCAGGGAGCAAGCCCTGGGTTTTGGGCTCGGGGAGAACGTATAGGTAGGTGTCCTTGCAGTCTCGTCTACCCCGTGACAGAGGGCTTGCCAGCAGCCTGCTTGGGGCACAGCAGAAAGAAGCCAGCGTTGAAACACCCTGCCTCGAGACTGGCTGCTTCCCAAAATCCTCTTGGGCTCTGGGATGTCCCTCATTTAAAgtgctttcttctgtttcagatTGAGAGGTCATCCAGCCCAGCGCCAAGGCAGTGCCCAGTGGCAATGAGCGCGGCAGTGACTGTATCAGAGGGTGCCAGCAGGGAGATGGAGACCCTGTGCTcggagctgctcctgcccacacCAGGAGAGGTGGGAGCCGTGGGAAGCCCTGGTGTGGCCAGCGCTGGTCGGGCTGGGACACCCCCGCTGGCTGCCAGCCAGGacttgctgctggcagaggcatCGATGCCTGGGGAAGGGGCGCACGCTGAAGGAAGCAATGTGGAAATATTCATCGAGGCAGTGGCTGGCAATGTGACACTGAGCAACGCGGCCAGTGCCACAGGTATGGGGAGCAGGGAGTGCAGAATGGGCCCCACTGCAGTCAGCACAGCTAGAGAGGTCTGGCCAgggtccctgtcccaggtgccCTCAGATCTCTGACCCTGCATCATGTGTCTGGTGCTACCATTGAGCACAGATCTGGCACCAGCTGGGTGTGTGGATGGGGAGAGTGACTGTGGGAGTTGCATGCTGCGTGAGGGGGTTGCTGCAGGCTGTCAGCAGGGATCAGGCAGAGATCTCTACCTGAACTACTACCCCCCAGCATGCTTCCCACGTGGGTCCAGTGTGGGCACTGGACATCCTAACAGGAATGGGGCCAGGCCAGCCTCTCGTCTCTGCATGCTTCAAAGTGGAGAGGGACAGAACTGGTTATCGTGGCCACCTAGATGGTGGTATTTCCCCTCTTATAGGGGAAGTGATTCCCAAAACGTAATTTGTGGCAAGAGGGATTTATTGTCCTTGTCCAGAGCTGGAACTGAACCACCAGTCCCAAGCTCTGGGCCTGGAAAAAGCTCCTTCTAACGCTCATCCCTTGCTCTCTGCAGAGGTTCTGGTCAAAGTGGTGGAGCTGTACTTTTGTGAGAGGTGTGGCCAGAGTTTCTCAGAGGCctctctgctgtcccagcaccAGTGCCTACTGCTGCCCCCACAAGAGCACCTGGAACTCCCAGAGGCACTGTTGGCTTCTGCCAGCGAGGGCCAGAGTGATCCCA
Encoded here:
- the LOC128790431 gene encoding mitochondrial chaperone BCS1 is translated as MPLSDFVLALKDNPYFGAGFGLVGVGTVLAAARKGAQFGLVAFRRHYMITLEVPSKDKSYQWLLNWVSHHAKHTQHLSVETSYLQHESGRVSTKFDFVPSLGNHFIWYRRKWIRIERSRETQMLDLNTGTPWESVTFTALGTDREIFFNILQEARELALQQQEGRTIMYTAVGAEWRQFGFPRRRRPLSSVVLEEGVSERLVQDVKEFINNPKWYSERGIPYRRGYLLYGPPGCGKSSFITALAGELEYSICLLSLSDHSLSDDRLNHLLSVAPQQSIILLEDVDAAFVSRDLAAENPAVYQGMGRLTFSGLLNALDGVASTEARIVFMTTNYVDRLDPALVRPGRVDLKQYVGHCSRWQLACMFQRFYPEQPPAAAQRFAEQALAVSKQISAAQVQGHFMLYKTDPEGATSNISSSLL